A single genomic interval of Streptomyces sp. NBC_00663 harbors:
- a CDS encoding membrane-associated oxidoreductase gives MDLNDLTPAELRVWEAYPTGAAVDFRGDAEQAVRASVLRALMLNGPRQDGEIPGLKVAGARITGVLDMQYGDVATYVRLSQCRFDEVPRLYGCRFRQLNLSGSELPGLDAATLRVEGVLRLTGCRFAGAVTLGGAQVAGALFMDRAEFGVPEGSAEPALRLNHAGIGEDLVAPGVRVRGRMVINDASVVASVNLDDARLENPGGTALDAETLSVGTDLHAMRLTALGRVDLRGARVPGQLNLAYARLANPDGVALRASSAVVGELWLRAAEPVEGTVNLRRAQIELLHVAPETLPSEVRLDGLTYGSLAPHVTAERRLPLLERDPDGYVPYAYEQLTASYRRVGDDYAARLVQLAKQRRLRTTRAWHGRLWGYLQDVTVGYGFRPLRALAWLLSLLAVGSIAYALHEPPPLKASEHPDFNPVFFTLDLLLPVISFGQDGAFAPKGGYQALSYALIITGWILTTTVITGITRTVSRQ, from the coding sequence ATGGACCTCAATGATCTGACGCCGGCCGAGCTGCGGGTGTGGGAGGCGTACCCGACGGGGGCGGCCGTGGACTTCCGCGGCGATGCCGAACAGGCCGTCCGGGCCTCCGTGTTGCGGGCGCTGATGCTCAACGGGCCCCGCCAGGACGGGGAGATACCCGGGCTGAAGGTGGCGGGCGCCAGGATCACCGGGGTGCTCGACATGCAGTACGGGGACGTCGCGACCTATGTGCGGCTGAGCCAGTGCCGGTTCGACGAGGTGCCGCGCCTGTACGGCTGCCGGTTCCGGCAGCTCAATCTGAGCGGGTCCGAACTGCCGGGGCTGGACGCGGCGACGCTGCGGGTGGAGGGCGTGCTGCGCCTGACGGGCTGCCGGTTCGCGGGGGCGGTGACGCTGGGTGGGGCCCAGGTCGCCGGGGCGCTGTTCATGGACCGAGCGGAGTTCGGCGTACCCGAGGGCAGCGCGGAGCCCGCACTGCGGCTCAACCACGCCGGTATCGGGGAGGACCTGGTGGCACCGGGGGTACGGGTCCGCGGGCGGATGGTGATCAACGACGCCTCCGTCGTCGCGTCCGTCAACCTCGACGACGCCCGGCTGGAGAACCCCGGCGGCACCGCCCTCGACGCCGAGACCCTGTCCGTCGGCACCGACCTCCACGCCATGCGCCTCACCGCCCTCGGCCGCGTCGACCTTCGGGGCGCCCGTGTGCCCGGCCAGCTCAACCTGGCGTACGCCCGCCTGGCCAACCCTGACGGCGTGGCCCTGCGGGCCAGCAGCGCGGTGGTCGGCGAGCTGTGGCTGCGTGCGGCCGAGCCCGTCGAGGGGACGGTCAATCTGCGCCGAGCCCAGATCGAACTCCTCCACGTGGCCCCGGAGACCCTTCCCTCCGAAGTCCGTCTGGACGGTCTGACGTACGGCTCGCTGGCCCCGCACGTGACCGCCGAGCGACGGCTCCCGCTCCTGGAGCGCGACCCGGACGGCTATGTCCCCTACGCCTACGAGCAGTTGACCGCCTCGTACCGCAGGGTCGGGGACGACTACGCGGCCCGCCTCGTCCAACTCGCCAAGCAGCGCCGCCTGCGCACCACCCGCGCCTGGCACGGTCGCCTCTGGGGCTACCTCCAGGACGTCACCGTCGGCTACGGCTTCCGCCCCCTGCGCGCCCTCGCCTGGCTACTCTCCCTCCTCGCCGTCGGCTCGATCGCGTACGCCCTGCACGAGCCGCCGCCGCTCAAGGCGTCCGAACACCCCGATTTCAACCCGGTGTTCTTCACTCTCGACCTGCTTCTGCCGGTGATCAGCTTCGGCCAGGACGGCGCCTTCGCCCCGAAGGGCGGGTACCAGGCGCTCTCCTACGCTCTGATCATCACGGGCTGGATCCTCACCACCACCGTGATCACCGGTATCACCCGCACCGTCAGCCGCCAGTGA
- a CDS encoding TetR/AcrR family transcriptional regulator, with protein MTSVEEPARPNGRIRDAARTKAEILDVATHEFARVGFAGARVDDIAALTSTTKRMIYYYFGGKEQLFTAVLERAYGVIREAEQGLDVEHLDPVAAIRRLAELTFDHHEAHPDFIRLVSIENIHEAEHIAASEELGRIGSPALDVIRRILASGQESGLFTADVDAVDLHAMISSFCFFRVANRHTFGALFGRDLVDPAQRDHYRNMLGDMVIAYLTADRAGD; from the coding sequence ATGACCAGCGTCGAAGAACCGGCACGACCCAACGGGCGCATCCGTGACGCCGCGCGCACCAAGGCCGAGATCCTCGACGTGGCCACGCACGAGTTCGCCCGGGTCGGCTTCGCCGGCGCCCGCGTCGACGACATCGCGGCCCTCACCAGCACCACGAAGCGGATGATCTACTACTACTTCGGCGGCAAGGAACAGCTCTTCACGGCCGTCCTGGAGCGGGCGTACGGAGTGATCCGCGAGGCCGAGCAGGGGCTCGACGTCGAGCATCTGGACCCGGTCGCGGCCATCCGGCGCCTGGCGGAGCTGACCTTCGACCACCATGAGGCGCACCCGGACTTCATCCGCCTGGTGAGCATCGAGAACATCCACGAGGCCGAGCACATCGCCGCCTCCGAGGAACTCGGCAGGATCGGCTCGCCGGCCCTGGACGTGATCCGCCGGATCCTGGCCTCGGGGCAGGAGTCGGGGCTGTTCACGGCCGACGTGGACGCCGTCGACCTGCACGCGATGATCAGCTCGTTCTGCTTCTTCCGGGTCGCCAACCGGCACACCTTCGGCGCCCTCTTCGGCCGCGATCTGGTCGACCCCGCCCAGCGGGACCACTACCGGAACATGCTGGGCGACATGGTGATCGCGTATCTGACGGCGGACCGCGCCGGCGACTGA
- a CDS encoding tetratricopeptide repeat protein, with protein sequence MLDPISLGAIGAVLGAVGSGMANEAGKWAWESAGGLVRRIAGREVPAPTTPGQLDDVARLVHERVHGDPQLAQAWAQFARGVRAPGTGSRDRRPTLPTAPHFFTDRRQALKLLDKEASRAFAGRPRRALLHGPEGIGTSALAVHWGWRQTARFPDGQLYADLRALAPEAVLGTLLRGLGVPDGEIPPAVADRADLFRRCLADRRLLVVLDHARSAAQVQPLLTSAPDVFTIVVTRQPLVGLDALRVPVGPLERRDAVRLLTDLVGKPALAQARTALPTVLERCAGSPYALRAAAPRLAETQAGATSESDPVQTAAEDSYRLLTPAAARLYRLAGLRDWPALDAPAAARAAGIDPTEAAGLLDELTDALLLDRTDSGRHRYRPAVRAHAERTAAAVDGVAGCSAAVARTVEGYRDLAVGAARAALPESWRAPLADSPVTFPDRGAAVAGLVAEAPNLVQAVRAAEEFRDQDTVVLLCQALWPLQLKAGHHEMLLPALRTGARTADEHFPDTRVAGALHAQLAHTLTELRRWDEAEPETLAAARAERAAGHICGHASAVEFLGLLRLRQWRFQEAYDRFDEACRILDGIGPDDEGAADLPRARALLERHRGRALRGLGRREEAAERLGLALRFFRDTGEAYNTARTLTDLAETHLDDGSTAAALPLIDEALAALAREHAEYHVARLRVLRERCVTPE encoded by the coding sequence ATGCTGGATCCGATCTCGCTGGGTGCCATCGGCGCGGTGCTCGGAGCCGTCGGATCGGGCATGGCGAACGAAGCGGGCAAGTGGGCCTGGGAGTCGGCCGGCGGCCTGGTCCGGCGCATCGCCGGACGCGAGGTGCCCGCCCCGACGACACCCGGTCAACTCGACGACGTGGCACGGCTGGTGCACGAGCGGGTGCACGGCGACCCGCAACTCGCCCAGGCCTGGGCGCAGTTCGCACGCGGCGTCCGCGCACCCGGCACCGGTTCACGCGACCGTCGCCCCACTCTGCCCACCGCGCCGCACTTCTTCACCGACCGCCGCCAGGCCCTGAAACTCCTCGACAAGGAGGCGTCCCGCGCCTTCGCCGGACGCCCCCGCCGGGCCCTGCTGCACGGTCCCGAGGGCATCGGCACCAGCGCCCTCGCCGTGCACTGGGGCTGGCGGCAGACCGCCCGCTTCCCCGACGGCCAGCTCTACGCCGACCTGCGCGCCCTCGCGCCCGAGGCGGTCCTCGGCACACTGCTGCGCGGTCTCGGCGTGCCGGACGGGGAGATACCCCCGGCCGTCGCCGACCGCGCCGACCTGTTCCGGCGCTGCCTCGCCGACCGGCGGCTGCTCGTCGTGCTCGACCACGCCCGGTCCGCCGCACAGGTGCAGCCCCTGCTGACCTCGGCGCCGGACGTGTTCACGATCGTCGTGACCCGGCAGCCCCTCGTCGGCCTGGACGCCCTGCGTGTCCCGGTCGGCCCGCTGGAGCGCCGGGACGCCGTACGGCTGCTCACCGACCTGGTCGGCAAACCGGCCCTCGCCCAGGCCCGCACGGCCCTGCCGACGGTGCTGGAGCGATGCGCGGGCTCGCCGTACGCGCTGCGGGCGGCGGCACCGCGACTGGCCGAGACGCAGGCCGGCGCGACGTCGGAGAGCGACCCCGTCCAGACCGCCGCCGAGGACTCGTACCGGCTGCTCACGCCCGCCGCGGCCCGTCTCTACCGCCTCGCCGGTCTCCGTGACTGGCCCGCCCTCGACGCACCGGCGGCCGCCCGCGCCGCCGGCATCGACCCGACCGAGGCGGCCGGACTCCTGGACGAACTCACCGACGCCCTCCTCCTCGACCGCACCGACAGCGGCCGTCACCGCTACCGGCCCGCCGTCCGCGCCCACGCCGAACGCACCGCCGCCGCCGTCGACGGAGTGGCGGGCTGCTCGGCCGCCGTCGCCAGGACGGTCGAGGGCTACCGCGACCTGGCGGTGGGCGCGGCCCGGGCGGCGCTGCCGGAGAGCTGGCGCGCCCCCTTGGCCGACTCGCCCGTCACCTTTCCGGACCGTGGCGCGGCCGTCGCCGGCCTCGTCGCCGAGGCCCCGAACCTCGTCCAGGCCGTGCGCGCGGCCGAGGAGTTCCGCGACCAGGACACCGTCGTCCTGCTCTGCCAGGCGCTGTGGCCCCTCCAACTCAAGGCGGGCCACCACGAGATGCTGCTGCCCGCGCTGCGCACCGGCGCCCGCACCGCCGACGAGCACTTCCCCGACACCCGCGTCGCGGGCGCCCTGCACGCCCAACTCGCGCACACTCTCACCGAGTTGCGGCGCTGGGACGAGGCCGAGCCCGAGACGCTGGCCGCCGCCCGCGCCGAACGGGCCGCCGGCCACATATGCGGCCACGCCTCGGCCGTCGAGTTCCTCGGCCTGCTGAGGCTGCGGCAGTGGCGTTTCCAGGAGGCGTACGACCGCTTCGACGAGGCCTGCCGCATCCTCGACGGCATCGGCCCCGACGACGAGGGCGCCGCCGATCTCCCGCGCGCCCGCGCCCTGTTGGAACGCCACCGCGGACGCGCCCTGCGTGGCCTCGGGCGCCGGGAGGAGGCGGCCGAGCGCCTCGGTCTCGCCCTGCGCTTCTTCCGCGACACGGGCGAGGCCTACAACACCGCCCGCACCCTCACCGACCTCGCCGAGACCCACCTCGACGACGGCAGCACCGCCGCCGCGCTGCCACTGATCGACGAGGCGCTGGCGGCGCTCGCCCGGGAACACGCCGAGTACCACGTGGCCCGGCTGCGGGTGCTGCGGGAGCGGTGCGTCACGCCCGAGTGA
- a CDS encoding histidine phosphatase family protein: MGDLLLVRHGETEWSVSGQHTSWTDLPLTTHGEEQAKALAPLLSGRTFSLALTSPLGRAIRTAELAGVTGALPYDDLHEWDYGGYEGVTTVDIHRTRPDWYLWTDGVPPGPEGHPGESPAEVGARADRVLARVDTALPQGDVILVAHAHFLRVLTARRLGLAPADGRLFQLATGTVSRLSTEHDRPVIAEWNTRV; encoded by the coding sequence GTGGGGGATCTCCTGCTGGTCCGCCACGGGGAGACGGAGTGGAGCGTGTCGGGCCAGCACACCAGCTGGACCGACCTGCCCCTCACCACCCATGGTGAGGAACAGGCCAAGGCGCTCGCTCCGCTCCTGTCCGGGCGGACCTTCTCGCTCGCGCTGACCAGCCCGCTGGGCCGCGCGATACGCACCGCCGAACTCGCGGGCGTCACCGGGGCGTTGCCCTACGACGACCTGCACGAATGGGACTACGGCGGCTACGAGGGCGTCACCACCGTCGACATCCACCGCACCCGCCCCGACTGGTACCTGTGGACGGACGGCGTGCCGCCCGGCCCCGAGGGCCACCCGGGCGAGTCACCGGCCGAGGTCGGGGCCCGCGCCGACCGGGTGCTGGCCCGCGTGGACACGGCCCTCCCGCAGGGGGACGTGATCCTCGTGGCGCACGCCCACTTCCTGCGGGTCCTCACGGCCCGCCGACTGGGCCTGGCTCCGGCGGACGGACGTCTGTTCCAGCTGGCGACCGGCACGGTGAGCCGGCTGTCCACGGAGCACGACCGTCCCGTGATCGCCGAGTGGAACACCCGCGTCTGA
- a CDS encoding MFS transporter, translating to MTTTTTHPGNTTRSLPLPALLALATAVFVTSLTETLPAGLLPAMSADLGVSESAAGQAVTVYAAGTALTAIPLSAATAAWRRKRLLLAAMAGFAVANTVTAVSGHYALTMAARFVAGVAAGLAWALLAGYARRLVPGPMQGRAVAVVMTGVPVALSVGVPAGAYLGGALGWRWAFALMTAVAVVLLGWIALGVPDRPGQERAGRVPMARVLSVPGVVPVLFVTLVFVLAHTVLYAYIATFLDAFGLGDSTDLVLLVFGGASLLSIWIVGAFIDRRLRALTVASTVLVGAAAALLAVFADSPALVYVAASLWGLGWGGAPTLLQTAVADAGGEQADAAQAMLVTLWNAAMAGGGAVGGLLLGLFGATAFPWSVLALLVPVVAVVAGARTHGFPVLRAGA from the coding sequence ATGACGACCACTACGACACATCCCGGGAACACCACCCGCTCCCTCCCCCTCCCCGCCCTCCTCGCGCTCGCCACCGCCGTCTTCGTCACCAGCCTCACCGAGACGCTCCCGGCGGGCCTGCTGCCCGCGATGAGCGCGGATCTCGGGGTGAGCGAGTCGGCGGCCGGACAGGCGGTGACCGTGTACGCGGCCGGTACGGCGCTCACCGCGATTCCGCTGTCCGCGGCGACGGCGGCCTGGCGGCGCAAGCGGCTGCTGCTCGCGGCGATGGCGGGCTTCGCCGTGGCCAACACGGTCACGGCCGTCTCGGGGCACTACGCCCTCACCATGGCGGCCCGGTTCGTCGCCGGTGTGGCCGCCGGGCTCGCCTGGGCGCTGCTCGCCGGTTACGCGCGGCGGCTCGTGCCCGGCCCGATGCAGGGCCGGGCGGTCGCCGTCGTGATGACCGGTGTGCCGGTGGCGCTGTCGGTCGGGGTGCCCGCGGGCGCGTACCTCGGCGGGGCGCTGGGCTGGCGGTGGGCGTTCGCGCTGATGACCGCGGTCGCCGTGGTGCTGCTGGGCTGGATCGCGCTGGGGGTGCCGGACCGGCCGGGCCAGGAGCGCGCCGGCCGGGTGCCGATGGCACGGGTGCTGTCGGTGCCCGGGGTGGTACCGGTCCTGTTCGTCACGCTGGTCTTCGTGCTGGCGCACACAGTGCTCTACGCGTACATCGCCACGTTCCTCGACGCGTTCGGCCTCGGCGACTCGACCGACCTGGTGCTGCTGGTGTTCGGCGGCGCCTCGCTGCTGAGCATCTGGATCGTGGGCGCGTTCATCGACCGGCGGCTGCGGGCCCTGACGGTCGCGAGCACGGTGCTGGTGGGCGCGGCGGCGGCGCTGCTGGCGGTGTTCGCCGACAGCCCGGCGCTGGTGTATGTCGCCGCCTCCTTGTGGGGGCTCGGCTGGGGTGGTGCGCCGACCCTGTTGCAGACCGCGGTGGCCGACGCGGGCGGCGAACAGGCCGACGCCGCCCAGGCCATGCTCGTCACCCTGTGGAACGCGGCGATGGCGGGCGGCGGCGCGGTCGGCGGCCTCCTGCTCGGTCTGTTCGGCGCGACCGCGTTCCCGTGGAGCGTACTGGCGCTGCTGGTGCCGGTGGTCGCCGTGGTGGCGGGGGCGCGCACGCACGGCTTTCCGGTCCTGCGGGCCGGAGCGTGA
- a CDS encoding MFS transporter, which translates to MSVPSPATAPPGQPKKAATAAWIGSALEYYDFFIYGSAAALIFPKVFFDESDPATATLLSLATFGVAYAARPVGALFLGHFGDKVGRKKIMVFTLILMGLSTFLIGCLPTRAQVGSLAPVLLVLCRVLQGISAAGEQASANSMTLEHAPPHRRGFFTSFTLSGTQGGQLLATLAFIPIAALPEDQLLSWGWRIPFFLSIAVAIVGYVIRRKLQETPAFEQQTATEGVVKMPLAILLRHHWADVLRVIAGALIASVSTIFTVWALAYATSDSVGMSRSSMLWVGALANVVALAAIPLWATLSDRIGRRPVYLIGAVGSAITMFLYLWAISTGNYPLILLLGIIAFGVVYSAANGVWPSFYGEMFSTRVRLSGMAIGTQIGFAVAGFAVTFAAQIAGSDGDDWSSVALFTAALCIPPVIAALSARETHKVPTELLGERTAETARERATVTA; encoded by the coding sequence GTGTCCGTCCCCTCCCCCGCCACCGCGCCACCCGGCCAGCCGAAGAAGGCCGCCACCGCCGCCTGGATCGGCAGCGCGCTGGAGTACTACGACTTCTTCATCTACGGGTCCGCGGCGGCGCTGATCTTCCCCAAGGTCTTCTTCGACGAGTCCGACCCGGCCACCGCGACCCTGCTGTCCCTGGCCACGTTCGGTGTCGCGTACGCCGCCCGTCCCGTCGGCGCGCTCTTCCTCGGCCACTTCGGCGACAAGGTCGGCCGCAAGAAGATCATGGTCTTCACGCTGATCCTGATGGGCCTGTCGACCTTCCTCATCGGCTGTCTGCCCACCCGCGCCCAGGTCGGCTCCCTCGCGCCGGTCCTGCTGGTGCTGTGCCGTGTCCTCCAGGGCATCTCGGCCGCCGGTGAGCAGGCCAGCGCCAACTCCATGACGCTGGAGCACGCGCCGCCGCATCGGCGCGGCTTCTTCACCAGCTTCACCCTCAGCGGCACCCAGGGCGGTCAGCTGCTGGCCACGCTGGCGTTCATCCCGATCGCCGCGCTGCCCGAGGACCAGCTGCTCTCCTGGGGCTGGCGGATCCCGTTCTTCCTGAGCATCGCCGTCGCGATCGTCGGCTACGTCATCCGCCGCAAGCTCCAGGAGACCCCGGCCTTCGAGCAGCAGACGGCGACCGAGGGCGTCGTCAAGATGCCGCTGGCGATCCTGCTGCGCCACCACTGGGCGGACGTCCTGCGGGTCATCGCGGGTGCGCTCATCGCCTCGGTCTCGACGATCTTCACGGTCTGGGCGCTGGCGTACGCGACGAGCGACTCGGTCGGCATGAGCCGCTCCTCCATGCTGTGGGTGGGCGCGCTGGCGAACGTGGTGGCGCTGGCCGCGATCCCGCTGTGGGCCACGCTGTCGGACCGCATCGGCCGCCGCCCCGTCTATCTGATCGGCGCGGTGGGCAGCGCGATCACGATGTTCCTCTACCTCTGGGCGATCTCCACGGGCAACTACCCGCTGATCCTGCTGCTCGGCATCATCGCCTTCGGTGTCGTCTACAGCGCCGCGAACGGTGTGTGGCCGTCGTTCTACGGCGAGATGTTCTCGACCCGCGTCCGGCTGTCCGGCATGGCCATCGGTACGCAGATCGGCTTCGCCGTGGCCGGTTTCGCGGTGACCTTCGCCGCGCAGATCGCCGGCTCCGACGGCGACGACTGGTCCTCGGTGGCCCTGTTCACCGCCGCCCTGTGCATCCCGCCGGTCATCGCCGCCCTGTCGGCCCGCGAGACCCACAAGGTCCCGACGGAACTGCTCGGCGAGCGCACCGCGGAGACGGCGCGGGAGCGGGCCACCGTGACGGCCTGA
- a CDS encoding bifunctional sugar phosphate isomerase/epimerase/4-hydroxyphenylpyruvate dioxygenase family protein, whose amino-acid sequence MRTSIATVSLSGSLTEKLTAASRAGFDGVEIFENDLLASPLTPEEVRARCADLGLTVDLYQPMRDMEAVPGEVFAANLRRARHKFELMGRLGADTVLVCSSVHPLAVDDDALAAEQLRELAALAEEFGMRVAYEALAWGRHVSTYDHAWNIVEAADHPALGTCLDSFHILSRGSDPKGIEDIPGEKIFFLQLADAPLLAMDVLQWSRHYRCFPGQGGFDVADLVRSVLRTGYAGPLSLEVFNDVYRQAEAGATAVDAHRSLLLLQETVGVTTPPEPVVPTGVAFAELLTPDAEPVAALLGALGFARTARHRSKPVDLWEQGEARLLVNTGPAGRRDGTGLAAIGLESPDPVGAALRAEALLAPVLPRRRAAQDAPLDAVAAPDGTELFFCATDRPELPNWRADFEDVPHETGAGAGAGGGGVRRIDHLALAQPWHQFDEAALFHRSVLGLHAQESVDVADPYGLMRSRAVTNADGSVRIALSVGAAPTDDTVHAQHIALATDDVVTAVRRFREAGGRVLPIPANYYDDLAARFEFADGELETYRELGILYDRDTYGEFRHCYTRTVGRVFFELVQRDGGYRGYGAQNAPVRLAAQHAVTGG is encoded by the coding sequence GTGCGTACGTCCATCGCCACCGTCTCCCTCAGCGGCTCCCTCACCGAGAAGCTCACGGCCGCCTCCCGGGCCGGCTTCGACGGAGTGGAGATCTTCGAGAACGACCTCCTTGCCAGCCCCCTCACCCCGGAGGAGGTCCGGGCACGCTGCGCCGACCTGGGGCTCACCGTCGACCTCTACCAGCCGATGCGGGACATGGAGGCGGTACCGGGCGAGGTGTTCGCCGCGAACCTGCGCCGGGCCCGGCACAAGTTCGAGCTGATGGGCCGGCTCGGCGCCGACACGGTCCTCGTCTGCTCCAGCGTCCACCCGCTGGCCGTGGACGACGATGCGCTGGCCGCCGAGCAGCTGCGCGAACTGGCCGCGCTGGCCGAGGAGTTCGGCATGCGCGTCGCCTACGAGGCACTGGCCTGGGGCCGGCACGTCAGCACCTACGACCACGCCTGGAACATCGTCGAGGCGGCGGACCACCCCGCGCTCGGCACCTGTCTGGACAGCTTCCACATCCTGTCCCGCGGCAGCGACCCCAAGGGCATCGAGGACATCCCCGGCGAGAAGATCTTCTTCCTTCAGCTGGCGGACGCCCCGCTGCTCGCGATGGACGTCCTTCAGTGGAGCCGCCACTACCGCTGCTTCCCGGGCCAGGGCGGCTTCGACGTCGCGGACCTGGTCCGCAGCGTCCTGCGCACGGGGTACGCCGGGCCCTTGTCGCTGGAGGTCTTCAACGACGTCTACCGGCAGGCCGAGGCGGGCGCCACGGCGGTGGACGCCCACCGTTCGTTGCTGCTGTTGCAGGAGACGGTCGGGGTGACCACCCCGCCCGAGCCGGTCGTTCCCACCGGCGTGGCCTTCGCCGAACTGCTCACCCCGGACGCCGAACCGGTCGCCGCGCTGCTCGGGGCGCTCGGCTTCGCGCGTACCGCACGGCACCGCAGCAAGCCGGTCGATCTGTGGGAGCAGGGCGAGGCGCGGCTGCTGGTCAACACGGGGCCGGCCGGGCGCCGGGACGGGACCGGCCTCGCCGCGATCGGCCTGGAGTCACCGGACCCGGTGGGAGCGGCCCTGCGGGCGGAGGCGCTGCTCGCGCCGGTGCTGCCGCGGAGGCGAGCGGCGCAGGACGCTCCGCTGGACGCGGTGGCGGCGCCGGACGGCACGGAGCTGTTCTTCTGTGCGACGGACCGCCCCGAACTGCCCAACTGGCGGGCGGACTTCGAGGACGTGCCGCATGAGACCGGTGCCGGTGCCGGTGCCGGTGGCGGTGGCGTACGACGGATCGACCACCTCGCCCTGGCCCAGCCCTGGCATCAGTTCGACGAGGCGGCGCTCTTCCACCGCAGTGTGCTCGGGCTGCACGCACAGGAGAGCGTGGACGTCGCCGACCCGTACGGGCTGATGCGCAGCCGCGCGGTGACCAACGCCGACGGCAGCGTACGGATCGCGCTGTCCGTGGGCGCGGCGCCGACCGACGACACCGTGCACGCCCAGCACATCGCGCTGGCGACGGACGACGTGGTGACGGCGGTCCGTCGCTTCCGGGAGGCGGGCGGCCGCGTGCTGCCGATCCCGGCGAACTACTACGACGACCTGGCCGCCCGGTTCGAGTTCGCGGACGGCGAGCTGGAGACGTACCGCGAGCTCGGCATCCTCTACGACCGGGACACGTACGGCGAGTTCCGGCACTGCTACACCCGCACGGTCGGCCGCGTCTTCTTCGAACTCGTCCAGCGGGACGGCGGCTATCGCGGGTACGGCGCCCAGAACGCGCCGGTGCGCCTCGCCGCGCAGCACGCCGTCACTGGCGGCTGA
- a CDS encoding shikimate dehydrogenase, which translates to MAKDSYLVGLIGAGIGPSLSPALHEREADRQGLRYVYRLIDIDVLGVPPEAVGDLVRSARDLGFDGLNITHPCKQLVIEHLDALSAQAEALGAVNTVVFEDGRAVGHNTDVTGFAASFARGLPDVPLERVVQLGAGGAGAAVAHATLTLGAERVTVVDALADRAADLAASLNRHFGAGRAAHATPDRLPDLLADADGIVHATPTGMAAHPGLPFPAQLLHPGLWVAEVVYRPLETELLRTARAIGCAILDGGGMAAFQAVDAFRLFTGREPDAARMLADIGELAGAVSAPK; encoded by the coding sequence GTGGCCAAGGACTCGTATCTCGTCGGACTGATCGGCGCGGGCATCGGCCCCTCCCTCAGCCCGGCACTGCACGAGCGGGAGGCCGACCGTCAGGGCCTGCGTTATGTGTACCGGCTCATCGACATCGACGTCCTCGGTGTCCCGCCGGAGGCGGTCGGCGACCTGGTGCGGTCCGCCCGCGACCTGGGCTTCGACGGGCTCAACATCACCCACCCGTGCAAGCAGCTGGTCATCGAGCACCTCGACGCGCTGTCCGCGCAGGCCGAGGCGCTCGGCGCGGTCAACACCGTCGTCTTCGAGGACGGCCGGGCCGTCGGCCACAACACCGACGTCACCGGCTTCGCCGCCTCCTTCGCCCGCGGCCTTCCCGACGTACCGCTGGAGCGGGTCGTCCAGCTCGGCGCGGGCGGGGCGGGGGCGGCCGTCGCGCATGCCACGCTCACCCTCGGCGCCGAGCGGGTCACCGTCGTCGACGCGCTGGCCGACCGGGCTGCGGACCTCGCCGCCTCCCTGAACCGCCACTTCGGCGCGGGCCGGGCCGCCCACGCCACCCCCGACCGGCTGCCGGACCTCCTCGCGGACGCCGACGGCATCGTCCACGCCACCCCCACCGGCATGGCCGCCCACCCCGGTCTGCCCTTCCCGGCCCAGCTCCTCCACCCGGGGCTCTGGGTGGCCGAGGTGGTCTACCGCCCGCTGGAGACGGAGCTGCTCCGCACGGCCCGGGCGATCGGCTGCGCCATCCTGGACGGCGGCGGAATGGCCGCCTTCCAGGCCGTGGACGCCTTCCGTCTCTTCACCGGCCGGGAACCCGACGCGGCGCGCATGCTCGCCGACATCGGGGAACTGGCGGGTGCCGTCAGCGCACCGAAGTAG
- a CDS encoding VOC family protein, which translates to MPVNGRSHIRVARPSRDLVAAERFWAGGLGLAVVWRAEGGTEPGEHDLLMLGWPDADWHLELVHETADPVEPRPTEEDLLVIYVDGPVPEDLVTRLEQHGGKRVSSPNPYWNRWGVTVEDPDGYRLVLCERAWSNT; encoded by the coding sequence ATGCCCGTCAACGGCCGCAGCCACATCCGTGTCGCCCGTCCGTCCCGTGACCTGGTGGCGGCCGAGCGCTTCTGGGCGGGCGGGCTCGGCCTCGCCGTCGTCTGGCGTGCCGAGGGCGGTACCGAGCCCGGCGAGCACGACCTCCTCATGCTCGGCTGGCCGGACGCCGACTGGCACCTGGAGCTGGTCCACGAAACCGCTGACCCCGTCGAACCCCGGCCCACGGAGGAGGACCTCCTGGTGATCTACGTCGACGGGCCCGTCCCCGAGGATCTGGTCACCCGGCTCGAACAGCACGGCGGCAAGCGGGTCTCCTCGCCGAACCCGTACTGGAACCGCTGGGGCGTCACGGTCGAGGACCCGGACGGCTACCGGCTCGTGCTGTGCGAGCGGGCCTGGTCCAACACCTGA